From Watersipora subatra chromosome 2, tzWatSuba1.1, whole genome shotgun sequence, one genomic window encodes:
- the LOC137387694 gene encoding uncharacterized protein has product MYQQQQPPQPMQPQQQLPLHVFQSQPMSQQKNQQVYSLPQLLSQQAQQPPTTPQLTNPSQQMQEAENMPTPYHQALASHPSGTVLEQNSQESNQRFEAKPRAQMKRLSICQIVFGAVCLLFGLILVAAQDSWISRICYGVWGGGFILSTGLAGLAAVSWNNFTWIRAAMILNFVNSAVFVPLFLAFSSFGILEISDIYYYPGPATFMAFNSLFVLICIVELGINIMSTIHCYRAVGCFCEVIHLGRNAYNTTSTIQTNQQNLANSRAFLI; this is encoded by the exons ATGTACCAGCAACAACAACCGCCACAGCCGATGCAACCACAACAGCAACTGCCCCTTCATGTGTTCCAATCCCAACCGATGTCTCAGCAGAAAAATCAGCAAGTATACTCGCTACCGCAGTTACTATCACAACAGGCGCAGCAACCGCCAACAACGCCCCAGCTGACAAATCCTTCCCAACAGATGCAAGAAGCAGAAAATATGCCAACGCCATATCATCAGGCCTTGGCATCACATCCTAGTGGCACAGTGTTGGAACAAAATTCTCAAGAAAGTAATCAAAGATTTGAGGCTAAACCCCGAGCTCAAATGAAAAG GTTGTCAATTTGCCAGATTGTCTTTGGTGCAGTCTGCCTGCTGTTTGGGCTAATTCTAGTTGCTGCTCAGGATTCATGGATCTCTCGTATCTGCTATGGTGTTTGGGGTGGAGGTTTT ATTCTAAGTACTGGATTAGCGGGTTTGGCTGCAGTCAGCTGGAACAACTTCACGTGG ATCAGAGCGGCCATGATTTTAAATTTCGTAAACTCTGCTGTCTTTGTTCCATTGTTCCTTGCATTCAGTTCTTTTGGTATTCTAGAAATCTCCGACATATACTACTATCCA GGCCCAGCCACTTTCATGGCTTTTAACAGCCTATTTGTCTTGATATGTATTGTCGAGCTGGGAATAAACATTATGAGTACAATACATTGCTACCGGGCTGTGGGCTGCTTCTGCGAAGTCATTCATCTGGGTCGCAACGCATATAACACCACCTCAACTATCCAAACCAATCAGCAGAATTTGGCTAATTCCAGAGCTTTCCTGATATAG